One Nitrospirota bacterium genomic window carries:
- a CDS encoding sulfite exporter TauE/SafE family protein, with the protein MIDPHIIERAGMLTQILGAHPWYMLGLVVLGFIGGTISGFIGSGGAFLMTPGMMNLGVPGVIAVASNIAHKFGKAMMGSKKHSELGNVDKKLGIFLLITASLGISLAVFVNKFFFVKMGKDGSDLYVSTFFVVVLSIIGTFMLKDALRSTRQPGSGPSDKFLKISRKFQFKPMIHFKVANVDISLYSILVVGLATGYMAGTIGVGGFIGVPAMIYLFGVPTALAAGTELFLAVFTGGWGTFNYALSGYVDLRLVLLLYAGSLPGIYFGAVATKVVKELYIRLVTAVLILLCVVSRLLAMPVNCKNLNWINLDASTVSALEMGSKIFLFGSGLIATFLILFWTFRAKVREKGIVEVSYSASVE; encoded by the coding sequence ATGATAGATCCACATATAATCGAAAGAGCGGGTATGCTGACACAGATTTTAGGTGCTCATCCGTGGTACATGCTGGGTTTGGTTGTGCTTGGCTTTATTGGCGGGACAATTTCAGGGTTTATTGGCTCAGGCGGGGCTTTTTTAATGACCCCGGGAATGATGAATTTAGGCGTACCTGGCGTTATCGCAGTTGCCAGCAATATTGCCCATAAGTTTGGAAAGGCAATGATGGGCTCTAAAAAGCATAGTGAACTGGGTAATGTTGATAAAAAGCTGGGGATTTTCCTGCTCATTACTGCCTCATTAGGAATAAGCCTTGCGGTTTTTGTAAACAAGTTCTTTTTTGTTAAAATGGGAAAAGACGGCTCAGACCTTTATGTTAGTACCTTCTTTGTTGTCGTGCTTAGTATAATCGGCACGTTTATGCTAAAGGACGCTCTGAGGTCAACGAGACAACCTGGCAGCGGGCCATCGGATAAGTTTTTGAAAATATCCAGAAAATTTCAATTTAAACCTATGATACACTTTAAAGTAGCCAATGTGGATATCTCCCTGTATTCTATCCTTGTTGTGGGTTTAGCTACTGGTTATATGGCAGGAACAATAGGTGTGGGAGGGTTTATTGGCGTCCCGGCTATGATTTATCTGTTTGGTGTGCCAACGGCATTGGCAGCAGGCACGGAGCTCTTTCTTGCCGTGTTTACGGGAGGATGGGGTACCTTTAACTATGCCCTCAGTGGGTATGTGGATTTAAGACTGGTGCTTTTGCTGTATGCTGGTTCTTTACCGGGAATATATTTTGGAGCAGTGGCTACAAAAGTGGTAAAAGAACTCTACATCAGGTTGGTTACGGCAGTGCTTATACTTTTATGTGTCGTATCACGGCTGCTTGCAATGCCTGTCAACTGCAAAAATTTAAATTGGATAAACCTCGATGCCTCTACAGTTTCCGCACTTGAGATGGGAAGCAAGATTTTTCTCTTTGGAAGCGGACTTATCGCCACATTTCTAATCCTCTTTTGGACATTCAGGGCAAAAGTAAGGGAAAAAGGTATAGTTGAGGTCAGTTACTCAGCGAGCGTGGAATAA
- a CDS encoding response regulator produces MGRQEDKCRLMVIDDESIVCKRLKQIMEKAGFEVAVFGDGAHAVEELNNKHYDIILTDFRMDGMDGMKVLVSAKEKNPASKVIILTGFAETEMVREAFRKGVFDVLSKPVEIDTIKQVIGRAERELNESKNAAVAALGR; encoded by the coding sequence ATGGGCAGACAAGAGGATAAATGCCGCCTTATGGTCATAGACGATGAGAGCATCGTCTGTAAGCGCCTTAAACAGATTATGGAAAAGGCAGGGTTTGAGGTCGCAGTGTTTGGTGATGGTGCACATGCTGTGGAGGAGTTAAACAATAAGCATTATGACATCATACTGACTGACTTTAGGATGGATGGCATGGATGGGATGAAAGTTCTTGTATCGGCAAAGGAAAAGAACCCTGCATCTAAAGTCATTATTCTCACAGGTTTTGCCGAGACTGAAATGGTCAGAGAGGCTTTTAGAAAAGGAGTGTTTGATGTTCTTTCAAAACCCGTTGAGATTGACACAATTAAACAGGTTATCGGCAGGGCAGAAAGGGAACTAAACGAATCAAAAAATGCGGCTGTGGCTGCATTAGGCAGGTAA
- a CDS encoding ABC transporter permease — protein MFKEILQYRELLYMLTLRDIKIRYKQSVMGFLWAFFLPMVIVASGFVVKAAFSLTTGKPLQFQGLAAMAIKSIHWSLFINSIRFATNSLIQNGRLIVHIYFPREILPLSSVLVNLFDFFIPLFVIMFIFAVTGVGISIYTLWFPVLLILYIMFIVGAGLLLSCANLFFRDVKYIVEVVLAFGIFFTPVFYDASMFGKWERILLLNPVGSILESISRVCVYHQSPDVFWLCYCVLWSAGIFFIGLRVFHKAESFFSEIL, from the coding sequence ATGTTTAAAGAAATACTTCAATATAGAGAGCTTCTTTACATGCTTACGCTGAGAGATATAAAAATCCGGTACAAGCAGTCTGTGATGGGTTTTCTTTGGGCGTTTTTTCTGCCTATGGTAATTGTGGCCTCAGGATTTGTCGTCAAAGCGGCCTTCTCTCTTACTACAGGTAAACCTCTGCAATTTCAGGGGCTTGCTGCTATGGCAATTAAATCCATCCACTGGTCGTTATTCATAAACTCAATCCGGTTTGCCACAAACAGTCTCATTCAAAACGGAAGGCTCATCGTCCACATATATTTCCCGCGGGAGATACTACCCTTGTCCTCGGTTTTGGTTAATCTTTTCGATTTCTTTATTCCACTATTTGTGATTATGTTTATTTTTGCAGTGACAGGGGTTGGGATAAGTATCTACACCTTATGGTTTCCGGTTTTACTCATATTATATATAATGTTTATCGTGGGCGCGGGGCTGCTTTTATCGTGTGCTAACTTGTTTTTCAGAGATGTAAAGTACATTGTTGAGGTGGTGTTAGCGTTTGGGATATTTTTTACACCGGTGTTTTATGATGCCTCCATGTTTGGAAAATGGGAACGCATTTTATTACTAAATCCGGTTGGGAGCATTTTAGAGAGCATAAGCCGTGTGTGCGTGTACCACCAGAGCCCCGATGTGTTTTGGCTTTGCTATTGTGTTTTGTGGTCGGCAGGGATTTTCTTTATAGGCCTAAGGGTTTTCCATAAAGCCGAGTCCTTTTTTTCGGAGATTTTATAG
- a CDS encoding cytidylate kinase-like family protein, whose product MSVITISGAAYGMSRKIAEGVALQMGYKCLGSEIITLASEQFNLSESELREAVENAPSFLGMSLIKRVKLAAYLQSALAKYFLKDNIVYYGPAGEALIRAVAHVLKVRIHADTAIRVQRMQTVENITENEAAKKLLKLDRNRHKVNSLLYKINESDQSVYDLVVELKESDTESVVSLISDEALLPKYKASNYSVHCLKNIELASRVKAALINIDHEIDVRSNGILYIHTKAAEAEYKKRVNDINTAIAEIPGIHRVEITVTEDVFAQYASSMIR is encoded by the coding sequence ATGTCTGTAATAACTATAAGCGGTGCGGCTTACGGTATGAGCAGGAAAATAGCAGAGGGTGTTGCCCTCCAGATGGGATATAAGTGTTTGGGCAGTGAGATAATTACATTAGCCTCGGAGCAGTTCAACTTATCAGAGAGTGAGCTCAGAGAGGCTGTGGAAAATGCCCCTTCTTTTTTGGGAATGTCACTTATTAAACGGGTAAAACTCGCAGCGTATTTACAGTCGGCTTTGGCTAAGTATTTTCTTAAGGACAATATCGTGTATTACGGGCCGGCAGGGGAGGCACTTATCCGAGCAGTGGCACACGTGCTGAAAGTACGAATTCATGCCGACACTGCTATAAGAGTGCAACGAATGCAAACAGTTGAAAACATCACGGAAAATGAAGCCGCAAAAAAACTGCTTAAACTGGACAGGAATCGCCATAAAGTGAATAGTCTTCTATATAAAATCAATGAAAGCGATCAGTCTGTCTACGATTTGGTGGTTGAACTTAAGGAATCAGATACGGAAAGCGTAGTATCCCTGATATCTGATGAAGCACTCCTGCCAAAGTATAAGGCGTCAAACTATTCTGTACACTGTCTTAAAAACATCGAACTGGCCAGTCGTGTTAAGGCCGCACTCATTAATATAGACCACGAGATAGATGTTCGGTCAAATGGCATATTGTATATTCACACTAAGGCAGCTGAAGCAGAGTACAAAAAGCGGGTTAACGATATAAATACAGCGATAGCAGAAATACCCGGCATACACAGAGTTGAAATTACCGTAACCGAGGATGTATTCGCACAGTATGCTTCCAGTATGATTAGGTAA
- a CDS encoding sensor histidine kinase, which translates to MEQIYFAHDLDVIYFVYGLSFFIMGYGILTQSKSNSIFKISGIIWLLGVFGVLHGINEWLDMWVVIKGRSQLIDYARWGFLIVSYCFLLDFGLRMCMRNIKPEFNRKYSLDIWLVLVVLLVIAVISLQSDNFLTTSNILSRYFMGLTGSVLTGAGFIIYYHTEDEKIKGATYMKYKFWVLALSFLVYGILCGLIVPKGSFFPASVLNVVWFHSVTNLPVRFIRGIFIAISALNIGNILSTFQRETNYQLQEALAYRKTIEDELIKSQEQLRSFAIRLQSLIEKERTRIARELHDEISQSLTSLKIDIDELLVPDVSGDNSLMISQILDIEKSIDSVIDRMHDIATDLRPSILDQLGLLAAIDWQAKKFTQRTGIKCDVRYNSNITSSLGSFGAESSTALFRIYQEALTNVCRHANANKVTVFMYNNDNGLVVKVVDDGVGIERQKVFDHNSLGLMGMRERVALFGWQMEIKGKTNKGTVVKLLIPEGSIGQ; encoded by the coding sequence GTGGAACAGATATATTTTGCACATGATTTAGACGTAATTTATTTTGTCTATGGCCTGTCATTTTTTATAATGGGCTATGGCATCTTAACCCAAAGTAAATCAAACAGCATCTTTAAAATCAGTGGAATTATCTGGCTTTTGGGCGTATTTGGAGTACTGCACGGTATTAATGAGTGGCTTGACATGTGGGTTGTTATTAAGGGCAGGTCTCAACTGATTGATTACGCAAGATGGGGGTTTCTTATCGTTTCCTACTGTTTCCTGCTGGATTTTGGATTAAGAATGTGTATGCGAAACATAAAACCTGAATTCAATCGTAAGTATTCATTAGACATCTGGTTAGTATTAGTTGTTTTACTTGTGATAGCGGTAATTTCACTTCAATCGGACAACTTTTTAACTACTTCAAATATTCTGTCAAGGTACTTTATGGGGCTAACTGGTTCAGTTCTTACCGGGGCTGGATTTATCATATATTATCACACTGAGGATGAGAAAATAAAAGGTGCAACCTATATGAAGTACAAGTTTTGGGTATTGGCACTGTCTTTCCTTGTCTATGGCATACTGTGCGGGTTAATTGTCCCCAAAGGCAGTTTTTTCCCTGCAAGTGTTTTGAATGTCGTGTGGTTTCATTCGGTAACGAACCTTCCTGTGCGGTTTATCAGAGGGATTTTTATAGCTATATCGGCATTAAATATCGGCAACATTCTTTCCACTTTTCAACGGGAAACTAACTACCAACTGCAAGAGGCACTTGCTTACAGAAAGACTATCGAAGATGAACTGATAAAATCACAGGAACAACTCCGCTCTTTTGCAATCCGCCTCCAGTCACTGATTGAAAAAGAAAGGACCAGAATTGCCAGAGAACTCCATGACGAAATAAGCCAGTCCCTTACGTCGTTAAAGATAGACATAGACGAACTGCTTGTCCCTGATGTTTCAGGTGATAATTCTCTGATGATTTCCCAAATTCTTGACATCGAGAAATCAATTGATTCCGTAATTGACCGTATGCACGACATAGCAACAGACCTGCGCCCAAGTATTTTAGACCAGCTCGGCCTTCTTGCAGCCATAGACTGGCAGGCAAAAAAGTTTACGCAACGCACGGGGATTAAGTGCGATGTCAGATACAACAGTAACATCACATCTTCACTTGGCAGCTTTGGCGCTGAATCCTCTACGGCACTCTTTCGTATATACCAGGAGGCGCTTACAAACGTATGCCGCCACGCAAATGCAAATAAAGTTACCGTGTTCATGTATAATAATGATAACGGGCTTGTTGTAAAAGTAGTTGACGATGGTGTTGGAATAGAACGGCAAAAGGTATTTGACCATAATTCCCTTGGACTTATGGGAATGAGAGAGCGTGTAGCTTTGTTTGGATGGCAAATGGAGATTAAAGGAAAAACAAATAAGGGAACGGTTGTAAAGCTGCTTATTCCCGAGGGCTCAATTGGGCAATGA
- a CDS encoding response regulator transcription factor → MINILLVDDHPIVREGIIKILHRQPTIETIIEAKTSKEAIAQLKKFQFSIVILDISLPDKSGLLTLEQIKHDYPGLPVLMLSMYPEEEYAIQSLKLGASGYLTKKAMPEELLKAIKKIASGGKYITATLAEKLAYELDSKTDKPLHKYLTNREFHVMGMIVSGKTPREIAQLLSLSVRTINTYRGNILEKLQLKNNAELVRYAIENKLSDTYQA, encoded by the coding sequence ATGATAAATATTCTGTTAGTTGACGACCATCCTATTGTAAGAGAGGGAATTATAAAGATTCTTCACAGACAGCCAACCATAGAGACAATTATAGAGGCCAAAACCTCAAAAGAGGCGATCGCACAATTAAAGAAATTCCAATTCAGTATCGTAATTTTGGATATTTCTTTGCCCGACAAGAGTGGCCTTCTGACACTGGAGCAGATAAAACATGACTATCCCGGCCTGCCGGTTCTCATGCTCAGTATGTACCCGGAGGAGGAGTATGCGATACAATCGCTAAAGCTGGGGGCCTCGGGCTATTTGACCAAAAAAGCGATGCCGGAGGAACTGCTTAAGGCTATAAAGAAAATCGCATCCGGCGGCAAATATATAACTGCAACTCTTGCTGAAAAACTTGCATACGAACTTGACAGCAAAACCGATAAGCCTCTGCATAAATACTTAACCAACAGAGAATTCCACGTAATGGGCATGATAGTATCAGGGAAAACTCCAAGGGAGATTGCACAGCTGCTGTCATTAAGTGTAAGAACTATCAACACCTACAGGGGCAATATTCTTGAAAAACTTCAGTTAAAAAATAATGCCGAACTGGTACGTTACGCAATCGAAAATAAACTGTCCGACACGTATCAGGCATGA